A window of the Streptomyces luomodiensis genome harbors these coding sequences:
- a CDS encoding TetR/AcrR family transcriptional regulator — translation MPRVADHDARHGQITDAVQRLIVRHGLTAVTVARTAAEAGMSVGLVQHYFTAKDEMLLATFTRVNGRFTARVDELVNRGETEGRTIAEMLRQALTELIPLDDARHAEFLVRRAFADQAAHNARLANVQRETLVGIRSRVARAINNGKVCGEVPQGVDAADQALHIVAFAEGLALHTHIDPDGTPKPAILAALDDQLGRVFTGTCRRAQLG, via the coding sequence GTGCCGAGAGTCGCCGACCATGACGCCCGCCACGGGCAGATCACCGACGCCGTCCAACGCCTGATCGTGCGACACGGCCTCACCGCCGTGACCGTCGCGCGGACCGCCGCAGAAGCGGGCATGTCCGTCGGCCTGGTGCAGCACTACTTCACGGCAAAGGACGAGATGCTGCTGGCCACGTTCACCCGCGTCAACGGGCGTTTCACCGCACGAGTGGACGAACTGGTGAACCGAGGGGAGACCGAAGGCCGCACCATCGCCGAGATGCTGCGGCAGGCGCTGACCGAGCTCATACCGCTCGACGACGCCCGCCACGCCGAATTCCTGGTCCGTCGCGCCTTTGCAGACCAGGCCGCACACAACGCCCGCCTTGCCAACGTCCAGAGAGAGACCCTCGTGGGCATCCGCTCACGCGTCGCCCGAGCCATCAACAATGGCAAAGTATGCGGCGAGGTCCCTCAGGGGGTCGACGCGGCTGACCAGGCCCTGCACATCGTCGCGTTCGCCGAAGGACTCGCCCTGCACACGCATATCGACCCCGACGGCACACCGAAACCAGCGATCCTCGCCGCGCTGGACGACCAACTCGGCCGCGTATTTACCGGAACCTGCCGACGCGCCCAGCTCGGTTAG
- a CDS encoding enoyl-CoA hydratase family protein has translation MAVAAEPLVKLTIDEDIATITLDSPANRNALSAALVEELHGCLTQASHPTIRAVVLTHTGPTFCAGADLKEAADGGMQRGTEALLGLLRRIVEFPVPVIAHLRGNARAGGIGLIGAADIAVAPAGVTFSFSEVRLGLAPAIISLTVLPRIDQRAAGRYFVTGETFDGTTAAHMGLLTCAAPDAAGVDETVARLAAALRLCSPQGLRASKRLTTARTLESLNQHGTAMVTLSAELFASEEAAEGMLAFRERRPPHWAPLP, from the coding sequence ATGGCTGTAGCGGCCGAACCCCTCGTGAAGCTCACCATTGACGAGGACATCGCCACCATCACGCTCGACTCCCCGGCCAACCGCAACGCCCTGTCCGCGGCGCTCGTCGAGGAGTTGCACGGCTGCCTCACCCAGGCGTCGCACCCCACGATCCGGGCTGTGGTCCTCACCCACACGGGCCCCACCTTCTGCGCGGGCGCAGACCTCAAGGAGGCGGCAGACGGGGGCATGCAACGGGGCACCGAAGCGCTACTGGGCCTGCTGCGCCGCATCGTGGAGTTCCCGGTCCCGGTCATCGCGCATCTGCGGGGCAACGCCCGAGCGGGCGGGATCGGCCTGATCGGAGCGGCCGACATCGCGGTGGCCCCCGCCGGGGTGACCTTCTCCTTTTCCGAAGTACGCCTCGGCCTCGCCCCCGCGATCATTTCCCTGACCGTGCTGCCCCGCATCGACCAGCGTGCGGCGGGACGCTACTTTGTCACCGGGGAGACTTTCGACGGCACCACGGCCGCCCACATGGGCCTGCTGACCTGCGCCGCGCCCGACGCCGCCGGCGTCGACGAGACGGTCGCCCGCCTCGCCGCGGCCCTGCGGTTGTGCTCCCCCCAGGGCCTGCGCGCATCGAAAAGGCTCACCACCGCACGAACGCTCGAGTCCCTCAACCAGCATGGCACCGCAATGGTGACGCTCTCCGCCGAACTGTTCGCCTCCGAGGAAGCCGCGGAGGGAATGCTCGCCTTCCGCGAGCGCCGGCCGCCACACTGGGCGCCACTTCCCTGA
- a CDS encoding flavin reductase translates to MTITATRAEFRDAMAHLAAAVSILTTDGPGGRCGITLSAVCSVTDSPPTVLACVNRSSAMHDVFVSNGRVALNVLGGDQAELARHFSGATKVAMDERFAWDIWASADPVPVLRDAPVTMTGTLSGRTPMGSHSVLFIRVEEIHVRGDADGLVYHNRDFHRLGS, encoded by the coding sequence ATGACGATCACAGCGACTCGCGCCGAATTCCGGGACGCCATGGCACACCTGGCGGCGGCTGTCAGCATTCTCACGACCGACGGCCCTGGCGGCCGGTGCGGAATCACACTGAGTGCCGTCTGCTCGGTCACGGACTCCCCGCCGACCGTCCTGGCGTGCGTCAACCGGAGCAGCGCCATGCACGACGTCTTCGTCAGCAATGGCCGGGTCGCGCTGAACGTCCTCGGCGGGGACCAGGCGGAGCTGGCGCGGCACTTCTCCGGAGCCACGAAAGTGGCGATGGACGAGCGCTTCGCCTGGGACATCTGGGCGTCGGCCGACCCGGTGCCGGTGCTGCGCGACGCGCCGGTGACCATGACCGGCACTCTGTCCGGGCGCACGCCGATGGGTTCGCACAGCGTTCTCTTCATCCGTGTGGAAGAGATCCACGTGCGGGGTGACGCCGACGGACTCGTCTACCACAACCGCGATTTTCACCGGCTGGGTTCGTGA
- a CDS encoding alpha/beta fold hydrolase, whose amino-acid sequence MASNPAVRDVFVPHAYPEQRVDLGEVTMNYAEAGSSDKPALLLVPEQTGSWWSYEEAMSLLSPDFHVYAVDLRGQGRSTWTPKRYSLDNFGNDLVRFIALVVKRPVIVAGNSSGGVLAAWLSAYAMPGQTRGALLEDAPLFSSELVPAIGHSIREGAGPLFQLYSTYLGDQWSVNDWPGYLEAVKKSPSTMVRIFASQLSGRQEEPPQNLKEYDPEWARAFHEGTVALNCPHDRMLRQVKTPVLVTHHTRSVDPDTGEPLGALSDEQAAHAVTLMRSAGVTVDYHSAPDAPHVMHELDPPRYAQLLRDWASTLPVS is encoded by the coding sequence ATGGCGAGCAACCCCGCGGTCCGTGACGTCTTCGTCCCGCACGCGTACCCCGAGCAGCGGGTCGACCTCGGTGAGGTGACCATGAACTACGCCGAGGCCGGATCGTCGGACAAGCCGGCGCTGCTGCTGGTCCCCGAGCAGACCGGGTCGTGGTGGAGCTACGAGGAGGCGATGAGCCTGCTGTCTCCCGACTTCCACGTATACGCCGTCGACCTGCGCGGCCAAGGGCGCAGCACGTGGACGCCCAAGCGGTACAGCCTCGACAACTTCGGCAACGACCTTGTCCGGTTCATCGCCCTGGTCGTCAAGCGCCCGGTCATCGTCGCGGGCAACTCCTCGGGCGGTGTCCTGGCCGCATGGCTGTCGGCGTACGCCATGCCCGGCCAGACCCGGGGCGCGCTCTTGGAGGATGCGCCGTTGTTCTCCTCCGAACTGGTCCCGGCCATCGGGCACTCGATCCGGGAGGGCGCTGGACCGCTGTTCCAGTTGTACAGCACCTACCTCGGCGACCAATGGTCTGTCAACGACTGGCCCGGCTACCTCGAGGCCGTCAAGAAGTCCCCGTCCACGATGGTCCGGATCTTCGCCTCGCAGCTTTCCGGGAGGCAGGAGGAGCCGCCGCAAAACCTCAAGGAGTACGACCCCGAGTGGGCACGGGCGTTCCACGAGGGGACCGTCGCCCTCAACTGCCCGCACGACCGGATGCTCAGGCAGGTCAAGACGCCCGTGCTGGTCACCCACCACACGCGGTCCGTCGACCCGGACACGGGAGAGCCGCTCGGAGCGCTGTCCGACGAGCAGGCCGCGCACGCTGTCACGTTGATGCGGTCGGCTGGGGTGACGGTCGACTACCACTCGGCACCGGACGCGCCGCATGTCATGCACGAGCTTGATCCGCCCCGGTATGCACAGCTCCTCCGCGACTGGGCATCTACGCTGCCGGTCAGCTGA
- a CDS encoding Zn-ribbon domain-containing OB-fold protein, with product MSTMSPLEIFDLLSAPLLADRTTQSVDVAQPEQTRLADHSRRDCFGGLKDGTLHFQRCRWCRSPTFRRVFCPACGSPDLELERSSGTGTVSRSLVRRNDAPRKLFTIDMSEGFRLQGSIVGVARHAVWVGSRVRVVADTGTNSGDLTFKLCTASGAN from the coding sequence ATGTCAACGATGTCCCCCCTTGAGATCTTCGACCTGCTCTCCGCGCCCCTGCTCGCCGACCGGACGACACAGAGCGTCGACGTAGCCCAGCCCGAACAAACCCGGCTCGCCGACCACAGCCGGCGGGACTGCTTCGGCGGACTCAAGGACGGCACCCTCCACTTCCAGCGCTGCCGATGGTGCCGCTCACCCACCTTCCGACGCGTGTTCTGCCCTGCCTGCGGCTCTCCCGATCTGGAGTTGGAGCGCAGTTCAGGCACCGGGACCGTCAGCCGCTCGCTGGTCCGCCGGAACGACGCGCCCCGCAAGCTCTTCACCATCGACATGAGCGAAGGATTCCGGCTGCAGGGCAGCATCGTGGGTGTGGCGCGTCACGCCGTGTGGGTTGGGTCCCGGGTCCGCGTGGTGGCAGACACCGGGACCAACTCCGGGGACCTCACCTTCAAGCTCTGCACAGCCTCTGGCGCCAACTGA
- a CDS encoding serine hydrolase domain-containing protein yields MGLALALLLPPGMATAGQTSDGQTAGSRRDPALQALVDQVVADPNPNPGAFLRARRGSDDRFGAAGVADRSAGTPMAPDLKFRTGSVTKTFTATVVLQLVAEHRLRLDDTVQSLLPDQVRTDNALSGAPITVRQLLNHTSGLYDYIDGLLPHFRRLDQYWPRDQLISIGLAQPRYFPAPGTRFRYSNTNYLLLDLIVERVTDRDLRTNLERRVFAPLGLRDTAYPLAQTTIDGAHVHGYADVSLLLPNAPDPTRFDVTAFSPSEAGASGALVTTAADIARFYRALLQGRLLSPDLLRRMLTDTVPTTGSAPPAVAYGLGVYVYATGCGRAYGHGGSALGYLTFALNSRDGHDQLVAHTNWNSFADTGIDEDFWAAFQGGYCGRHG; encoded by the coding sequence ATGGGACTTGCTCTTGCTCTCCTGCTGCCACCTGGTATGGCCACCGCGGGCCAAACCAGTGACGGACAGACGGCTGGCAGCCGCCGCGACCCGGCCCTGCAGGCCCTGGTCGACCAGGTGGTGGCCGACCCGAACCCCAACCCAGGCGCCTTCCTGCGAGCCCGCCGCGGCTCGGACGACCGCTTCGGCGCGGCCGGCGTCGCCGACCGGTCCGCCGGCACGCCGATGGCACCGGACCTGAAGTTCCGCACCGGGAGCGTCACGAAAACCTTCACCGCAACGGTCGTCCTGCAACTCGTGGCCGAGCACCGGTTGCGACTCGACGACACCGTGCAGAGCCTGCTGCCCGACCAGGTCCGCACCGACAACGCACTGTCCGGTGCACCCATCACTGTCCGTCAGCTTCTCAACCACACGAGTGGGCTGTACGACTACATCGACGGGCTGCTTCCCCACTTCCGCAGGCTTGACCAGTACTGGCCCCGCGACCAGCTGATCAGCATCGGACTTGCCCAACCCCGGTACTTCCCGGCTCCCGGCACCCGATTCCGGTACTCCAACACCAACTACCTGCTACTCGACTTGATCGTCGAACGGGTCACCGACCGCGACCTGCGCACCAACCTCGAGCGCCGCGTCTTCGCGCCCCTCGGGCTGCGCGACACTGCATATCCGCTGGCGCAGACCACCATCGACGGAGCCCATGTACACGGCTACGCGGACGTTTCGCTCCTGCTGCCGAACGCGCCGGACCCCACCCGGTTCGACGTCACCGCGTTCAGTCCGTCCGAGGCTGGTGCATCGGGCGCCCTCGTCACGACCGCGGCCGACATCGCACGCTTCTACCGGGCCCTGCTGCAAGGCCGCCTCCTGTCCCCGGACCTGCTTCGCCGGATGCTCACCGACACGGTCCCCACAACCGGTAGCGCCCCGCCCGCTGTCGCCTACGGCCTGGGTGTCTACGTCTACGCCACCGGCTGCGGCCGTGCGTACGGCCACGGCGGCAGTGCACTCGGGTACCTGACCTTCGCCCTCAACAGCCGCGACGGGCACGACCAACTCGTCGCCCACACCAACTGGAACTCGTTCGCTGACACCGGGATCGACGAGGACTTCTGGGCTGCCTTCCAGGGGGGTTACTGCGGAAGGCATGGGTAG
- a CDS encoding MFS transporter, with translation MLGQGTSAIPSPLYSIYAEKWHYPPVLTTIIFGAYGAVALVAILASGPLSDRFGRRPVLIIAVLLVLIGLAVFVFAASPAYLVVARMLNGLGIGAIVVVGGAALLDVHPDIAARTGTLTAIAFNLGIAIAALGTATLAQIDFHPLLIPYLADALIAFILLILIVRMREPHPSISTAPLRIPRPEVPGEIRGRFTFAVIGASAAWAVLGVCFSLEPSIASHAAHIDGPLFGGIIIAALTVTAAIAQTIGGRYPARTVALIGDTALAVLMIAGVGAFATGHAVLIAVTVALQGGAYGLAFGGSLRHLTTHIPAERRGAVMSAFYLIAYTALIVPTLLVGAGATMWSDTSVFPVFAVLAALLCLSAVVIERLLGRHDRRPGRVQPAVELDRGVTAHD, from the coding sequence ATGCTCGGGCAGGGGACCTCGGCCATCCCCTCGCCGCTGTACTCCATCTATGCCGAGAAGTGGCACTACCCGCCCGTACTGACCACCATCATCTTCGGCGCGTACGGAGCCGTGGCACTGGTGGCCATCCTGGCCTCCGGCCCCCTGTCCGACCGCTTCGGCCGCCGACCAGTCCTGATCATCGCGGTGCTTCTCGTACTCATCGGGCTCGCGGTCTTCGTCTTCGCCGCCAGTCCCGCGTACCTGGTTGTGGCCCGGATGCTCAACGGTCTCGGCATCGGCGCGATCGTCGTCGTCGGCGGCGCCGCCCTGCTGGACGTGCACCCGGACATCGCGGCGCGGACCGGGACGCTGACCGCCATCGCGTTCAACCTCGGCATCGCCATCGCAGCACTCGGCACCGCGACTCTCGCCCAGATCGACTTCCACCCCCTGCTCATCCCCTACCTCGCCGACGCCCTCATCGCGTTCATCCTGCTCATCCTCATCGTGCGGATGCGTGAACCGCACCCCTCGATCAGCACCGCGCCTCTGAGGATTCCGCGGCCGGAAGTGCCCGGGGAGATTCGCGGACGCTTCACCTTCGCCGTGATCGGCGCCAGCGCCGCCTGGGCCGTGCTCGGAGTGTGCTTCTCCCTCGAGCCGTCGATCGCCTCCCATGCCGCGCACATCGACGGACCGCTGTTCGGCGGCATCATCATCGCGGCCTTGACAGTGACCGCCGCAATCGCTCAGACCATCGGCGGCCGCTATCCGGCCCGAACGGTCGCGCTCATCGGCGATACGGCGCTCGCGGTGCTCATGATCGCCGGGGTAGGCGCGTTCGCGACGGGCCACGCTGTCCTCATCGCCGTGACCGTCGCACTCCAAGGCGGCGCCTACGGACTCGCGTTCGGCGGATCCCTCCGCCACCTGACCACACACATCCCCGCCGAGCGCCGCGGCGCTGTCATGTCGGCGTTCTACCTCATCGCCTACACCGCTCTTATCGTGCCCACCCTCCTCGTGGGCGCAGGGGCGACAATGTGGTCCGACACCTCGGTCTTCCCCGTCTTCGCCGTACTCGCGGCGCTCCTCTGTCTCTCCGCCGTGGTCATCGAGAGGCTCCTCGGCCGTCATGACCGGCGTCCCGGGCGGGTACAGCCGGCGGTGGAGCTGGATCGTGGAGTGACCGCGCATGACTGA
- a CDS encoding phytoene desaturase family protein translates to MHPLAAASAFFREFDLPARGVPLLRAPIAYAHPLDGGSAAFAHHELARTCDRLGPDGRRWRRLMAPLVRHSTGVTDFLLSGLRSLPRDVTAPLLLGTRVLGHLLRSDGLRTEAARALLTGVAAHAVSRLPSPPAGAIALLLGHLAHTTGWPLPQGGSVRIAEALVDDLRTHGGTVHTGHRVTDLAELDARVIMLDTTPHGLLSLAGDRLPPRYRRALDRFRYGPGAAKADFLVSEPIPWADPEVGRAGTVHLGGARADMLAAENAATRGVATQEPFVLLVDPAVTDPGRAAGGRRPVWAYAHLPNGDTRDLVPLITRRIERYAPGFTDTVIAARGVPAAEYETYNPNYPGGDIGAGAITLTQSVFRPVPAWNPYRTPLPGVYLCSASTPPGPGVHGMCGHLAAKAALHQEFGITTTPRLGPQDTAGATGHPRGPH, encoded by the coding sequence GTGCACCCCCTGGCGGCCGCGTCGGCCTTCTTCCGGGAGTTCGACCTCCCGGCCCGTGGCGTCCCGCTGCTGCGGGCGCCCATCGCCTACGCACACCCCCTGGACGGCGGCAGCGCCGCGTTCGCCCACCACGAGCTCGCCAGAACCTGCGACCGGCTCGGCCCGGACGGGCGCCGCTGGCGGCGGCTGATGGCACCGCTGGTGCGGCACAGCACGGGCGTGACCGACTTCCTGCTGTCCGGCCTGCGGTCCCTGCCACGCGACGTCACCGCCCCGCTGCTGCTCGGCACGCGTGTGCTCGGGCACCTCCTGCGGTCCGACGGGCTGCGCACCGAGGCCGCCCGAGCGCTGCTCACCGGGGTGGCGGCACACGCGGTGAGCCGACTGCCCAGCCCGCCCGCCGGGGCCATCGCGCTGCTGCTCGGACACCTGGCGCACACGACCGGCTGGCCGCTGCCCCAAGGCGGCAGTGTCCGCATCGCCGAGGCTCTGGTCGACGACCTGCGGACGCACGGCGGCACGGTGCACACCGGTCACCGGGTCACCGACCTCGCCGAACTCGACGCCCGGGTGATCATGCTGGACACCACACCCCACGGCCTGCTCTCGCTGGCCGGCGACCGGCTGCCGCCGCGCTACCGCCGCGCGTTGGACCGCTTCCGCTACGGCCCCGGCGCGGCAAAGGCCGACTTCCTGGTCAGCGAGCCCATCCCATGGGCCGACCCGGAGGTGGGACGGGCCGGGACCGTGCACCTGGGAGGCGCCCGCGCCGACATGCTCGCGGCGGAGAACGCGGCGACCCGGGGCGTGGCCACCCAGGAGCCGTTCGTGCTCCTGGTCGACCCCGCCGTCACCGATCCCGGCCGCGCCGCGGGCGGGCGCCGCCCGGTGTGGGCCTACGCGCACCTGCCCAACGGCGATACCCGGGACCTGGTGCCGCTGATCACCCGTCGCATCGAGCGGTACGCGCCGGGCTTCACCGACACGGTGATCGCGGCGCGCGGTGTGCCGGCCGCCGAGTACGAGACGTACAACCCGAACTATCCCGGCGGCGACATCGGTGCGGGAGCCATCACCCTCACCCAGTCCGTATTCCGGCCGGTCCCCGCCTGGAATCCGTACCGCACGCCCCTGCCCGGGGTGTACCTGTGCTCGGCGTCGACGCCCCCCGGCCCCGGTGTGCACGGTATGTGCGGGCACCTCGCGGCCAAAGCCGCCCTGCACCAGGAATTCGGCATCACCACGACCCCGCGCCTGGGCCCCCAGGACACGGCCGGCGCCACCGGACACCCTCGGGGACCGCATTAG
- a CDS encoding ATP-binding protein: MIVQPLTARPRQAPRPTASRRASSCSADVTPESVRAFRKLTKTTARQWALPDDTVEVLTLIVSELVTNVLAHSGSDEVAVLLVLDHENVQLEVKDHGTWQPRHSDDTPSEDSTSGRGLQLIQALTTTCGIRHASPDAKGTSVWAQISVQDSS, encoded by the coding sequence ATGATCGTCCAGCCCCTCACAGCAAGGCCACGGCAGGCTCCGAGGCCGACAGCATCGCGCCGAGCATCCAGCTGCAGCGCGGACGTGACACCCGAGAGTGTCCGCGCATTTCGCAAGCTCACAAAGACCACAGCCCGGCAGTGGGCACTCCCAGATGACACCGTGGAAGTCTTGACACTCATCGTGAGCGAATTGGTGACCAACGTGCTCGCCCACAGTGGCAGCGACGAGGTGGCCGTTCTCCTGGTCTTGGACCACGAGAACGTGCAGCTCGAAGTCAAGGACCACGGCACATGGCAGCCGCGCCACTCCGACGACACACCCTCCGAAGACTCAACAAGTGGCCGGGGTCTACAGCTCATCCAGGCCCTCACGACCACCTGCGGGATACGCCACGCATCACCAGACGCGAAGGGCACCTCGGTCTGGGCGCAGATTTCCGTGCAGGACTCGTCCTGA
- a CDS encoding IclR family transcriptional regulator: protein MSGTADHTRRSGRPPQGEPILERAFKVLGAFAHTGESLPLKTLASRADLPKSTTSRIAAQLVGVGALERLENGEFVVGLQMLEIASLAPRGHGLRAAALPFMQDLHRVTRQHVLLAVRDGHEAVLVERLSAHDAVAVKYRVGGRLPLDTTGIGIALLAYATERVREDVLAGAAAPARVRQLMAMTRSEGVCAAAVPNPVDTGPATVSTVAAPILGRGGKALGAVSLVGADEAGTQIACRIALRTASLAISRALGTAVAGSGKGPGQQR, encoded by the coding sequence ATGAGTGGTACAGCGGATCACACGCGGCGCTCGGGACGCCCGCCGCAGGGGGAGCCGATCCTTGAACGTGCGTTCAAGGTCCTGGGCGCATTCGCCCACACAGGGGAGAGCCTGCCGCTCAAGACGCTCGCGTCCCGCGCCGACCTTCCCAAGAGCACCACCTCGAGGATCGCCGCGCAGTTGGTCGGCGTGGGGGCTCTCGAACGTCTGGAGAACGGTGAGTTCGTCGTGGGACTGCAGATGCTGGAAATCGCATCGCTCGCTCCCCGCGGCCACGGCCTGCGTGCCGCCGCGCTGCCGTTCATGCAGGACCTGCACCGCGTAACGCGCCAGCACGTCCTTCTCGCCGTTCGCGACGGCCACGAGGCGGTGCTGGTGGAGCGCCTGTCGGCGCACGACGCGGTTGCCGTGAAGTACCGCGTGGGCGGACGGCTCCCGCTGGACACCACGGGGATCGGCATCGCCCTGCTGGCCTATGCGACCGAACGGGTGCGCGAGGACGTACTCGCCGGGGCCGCGGCCCCGGCCCGCGTACGTCAGTTGATGGCCATGACCCGGTCCGAGGGTGTGTGCGCGGCGGCCGTGCCCAACCCAGTGGACACCGGCCCGGCCACGGTGTCGACGGTCGCCGCACCCATCCTCGGCCGCGGCGGCAAGGCGCTGGGTGCGGTCTCGCTGGTCGGAGCGGACGAAGCGGGCACTCAGATCGCTTGTCGCATCGCGCTGCGTACGGCGAGTCTGGCGATCTCGCGAGCACTTGGGACCGCGGTGGCGGGTTCAGGTAAGGGGCCAGGCCAGCAGAGGTAG
- a CDS encoding acyl-CoA dehydrogenase family protein yields MTMTAVGHDETSAVPAREELVARAAALVPLLRQHAAETEERRHLSDVSLAVITEAGFARLCVPVEYGGYGHGIGTLTEVTAELGRGCASTAWVVGVSGQIAITPKSPALNSFLYSEGPDAWLCGSLNPTAGRVEPVDGGVRLTGRWGYASGCTHARWAMVLATGTVEEGGPTVHGFAVPMSDLTIDEDWWVAGMRGSGSHTIVASDVFVPTERIITPKGPRTAEQEILSGIGGSAMMAGPLLGATHGALDVVHQTLAAKKKIVYSRYPSAPEAVVTQLWLAEATQHLDTARLHTRRATDAIDGAVASGTAMSLVERARARMDVSTAVESCRQAMSRLLDIHGASGFAEANPLQRAWRDLEAAGRHGFLNTQLAREAYGRALTGVDEPIATNI; encoded by the coding sequence ATGACGATGACGGCCGTCGGACACGACGAAACCAGCGCGGTGCCCGCACGCGAAGAGCTCGTGGCGCGCGCCGCCGCACTCGTGCCGCTGCTCAGGCAGCACGCCGCCGAGACCGAGGAGCGGCGGCACCTGAGCGACGTGAGCCTCGCGGTGATCACCGAGGCCGGGTTCGCGCGACTGTGCGTACCCGTCGAGTACGGTGGCTACGGCCACGGCATCGGGACGCTGACCGAGGTGACGGCCGAACTGGGACGCGGCTGCGCCTCCACCGCCTGGGTGGTGGGAGTGAGTGGGCAGATCGCCATCACTCCGAAGAGCCCCGCCCTCAATTCCTTCCTGTACAGCGAGGGTCCGGACGCCTGGCTGTGCGGTTCGCTCAATCCAACTGCCGGCCGGGTGGAACCTGTCGACGGAGGAGTCCGGCTGACCGGGCGGTGGGGGTACGCCTCGGGCTGCACACATGCGCGGTGGGCGATGGTTCTGGCCACCGGCACCGTCGAGGAAGGCGGCCCGACCGTGCACGGCTTCGCCGTCCCGATGAGTGACCTGACCATCGACGAGGACTGGTGGGTCGCCGGTATGCGCGGCAGCGGCAGCCACACGATCGTCGCTTCGGACGTCTTCGTACCGACCGAACGGATCATCACCCCCAAGGGCCCCCGGACCGCGGAGCAGGAGATCCTGAGCGGGATCGGCGGATCGGCCATGATGGCGGGCCCGCTGCTCGGCGCCACGCACGGGGCGCTGGACGTCGTGCACCAGACGTTGGCGGCGAAGAAGAAGATCGTCTACAGCCGGTACCCCTCCGCTCCGGAGGCGGTGGTGACCCAGCTCTGGCTGGCCGAGGCGACGCAGCACCTGGACACCGCCCGGCTGCACACCCGCCGCGCGACCGACGCGATCGACGGGGCGGTCGCGTCGGGCACCGCCATGAGTCTGGTGGAGCGGGCCCGCGCGCGCATGGACGTCTCCACCGCGGTGGAGAGCTGCCGGCAGGCGATGTCACGGCTGCTCGACATCCACGGCGCGAGCGGGTTCGCCGAGGCCAACCCGCTGCAGCGCGCCTGGCGTGACCTGGAGGCCGCCGGCCGCCACGGTTTCCTCAACACGCAGTTGGCCCGCGAGGCCTACGGGCGGGCACTGACCGGTGTCGACGAGCCCATCGCCACGAACATCTGA